One stretch of Amycolatopsis sp. NBC_00345 DNA includes these proteins:
- a CDS encoding RsmB/NOP family class I SAM-dependent RNA methyltransferase, producing the protein MNERGERRPSRPQRDRPAPRKEGPRRPPEVDPARQAAFDVLRAVREKDAYANLVLPQLLRERRITGRDAALATELTYGASRAQGLLDAVIGACAERPVEKTDPVVLDALRLGVYQLLRTRIPQHAAVGSTVDLVRAEAGSWATGFANAILRGVSEKDEQTWLDQLAPDEATDPIGAYALRTAHPRWVARSFAEALGDKGAELKAALAADDARPEVHLVARPGEISADELAAITGGDPAPYSPYGVRLPAGAGDPSNVEPVRERLAAVQDEGSQLCAIAATKAPLDGSDERWLDLCAGPGGKAALLGALAKISGARVDAVEKAPHRARLVENTTAGLPVTVHVADGRESGLEPGYDRVLVDAPCSGLGALRRRPEARWRRKPSDVADLTRLQGELLIAALDLVRPGGVVTYVVCSPHLAETEGVVGEIARRSKAEVLDSREFFPGVPQLGDGPYVQLWPHRHGTDAMFCATLRKQ; encoded by the coding sequence GTGAACGAGCGAGGCGAACGGCGGCCGTCACGGCCGCAGCGGGACCGTCCGGCCCCGCGCAAGGAAGGTCCGCGGCGTCCGCCGGAGGTCGACCCGGCCCGGCAGGCCGCGTTCGACGTCCTGCGCGCGGTGCGTGAGAAGGACGCGTACGCGAACCTCGTGCTCCCGCAGCTGCTGCGCGAGCGCCGGATCACCGGCCGCGACGCCGCGCTGGCCACGGAGCTGACGTACGGCGCTTCGCGGGCGCAGGGCCTGCTCGACGCGGTCATCGGCGCCTGTGCCGAGCGTCCGGTGGAGAAAACCGACCCGGTGGTGCTCGACGCGCTCCGGCTCGGCGTCTACCAGCTGCTGCGCACCCGCATCCCGCAGCACGCCGCCGTCGGGTCCACTGTGGACCTGGTCCGGGCCGAGGCGGGTTCGTGGGCAACGGGGTTCGCCAACGCGATCCTCCGCGGAGTGTCCGAAAAGGACGAACAGACCTGGCTGGACCAGCTGGCGCCGGACGAGGCCACCGACCCGATCGGCGCCTACGCGCTGCGCACCGCGCACCCCCGTTGGGTCGCGCGCTCCTTCGCCGAGGCGTTGGGGGACAAGGGCGCCGAGCTGAAGGCGGCGCTGGCGGCCGACGACGCCCGGCCCGAGGTGCACCTGGTCGCCCGGCCCGGCGAGATCAGCGCCGACGAGCTGGCCGCGATCACCGGCGGAGACCCCGCGCCGTACTCGCCCTACGGCGTCCGGCTGCCCGCCGGCGCCGGCGACCCGTCCAACGTCGAGCCGGTGCGCGAGCGGCTCGCCGCGGTGCAGGACGAGGGCAGCCAGCTGTGCGCGATCGCCGCGACGAAGGCGCCACTGGACGGCTCCGACGAGCGCTGGCTCGACTTGTGCGCCGGCCCCGGCGGCAAGGCCGCGCTGCTGGGCGCGCTCGCCAAGATCAGCGGGGCCCGCGTGGACGCCGTCGAGAAGGCGCCGCACCGCGCGCGCTTGGTCGAGAACACCACCGCCGGCCTGCCGGTGACCGTGCACGTCGCCGACGGCCGCGAGTCCGGGCTCGAACCCGGTTACGACCGGGTGCTCGTCGACGCGCCGTGCAGCGGCCTCGGCGCGCTGCGGCGGCGGCCCGAGGCGCGCTGGCGGCGCAAGCCCTCCGACGTCGCGGACCTGACCCGGCTGCAGGGCGAGCTGCTCATCGCGGCGCTGGACCTGGTCCGCCCGGGCGGCGTGGTGACCTACGTCGTGTGCTCGCCGCACCTGGCCGAGACCGAGGGCGTGGTCGGCGAGATCGCCCGGCGCAGCAAGGCCGAGGTGCTCGACTCCCGGGAGTTCTTCCCCGGCGTCCCGCAGCTCGGTGACGGGCCGTACGTGCAGCTGTGGCCGCACCGGCACGGCACCGACGCGATGTTCTGCGCCACGCTCCGCAAGCAGTGA
- a CDS encoding flavoprotein — protein sequence MRDLGLVASSCGGLDTRFTAELAKPAAARGWRLAVTLTPTAHRWLDTTGGLGELAATTGLPIRCAGRLPGEPRPHPDPGVFLFAPASANSVAKLALGIADNQALTLLGDVLGAPGVTIVLAYQIQDTRVHHPAWRRHLDTLTGAGVRLHRLDPRRPWSEVLDLLPPAG from the coding sequence GTGAGGGACCTCGGGCTCGTCGCGAGCTCGTGCGGTGGGCTGGACACCCGGTTCACCGCCGAGCTGGCGAAGCCCGCGGCCGCGCGCGGCTGGCGTCTCGCGGTCACCCTGACCCCGACGGCGCACCGCTGGCTGGACACCACCGGCGGCCTCGGCGAGCTGGCCGCGACCACCGGCCTACCCATCCGCTGCGCCGGACGGCTCCCCGGCGAGCCGCGGCCGCACCCCGACCCCGGGGTGTTCCTGTTCGCCCCCGCGTCGGCGAACTCGGTGGCCAAGCTGGCCCTCGGCATCGCCGACAACCAGGCGCTCACCCTGCTCGGCGACGTGCTCGGCGCGCCCGGCGTGACGATCGTGCTCGCCTACCAGATCCAGGACACCCGGGTGCACCACCCGGCCTGGCGCCGGCACCTGGACACGCTCACGGGCGCCGGGGTCCGGCTGCACCGGCTCGACCCCCGGCGCCCGTGGTCCGAGGTGCTGGACCTGCTGCCGCCCGCCGGTTAG